The following proteins are co-located in the Parafannyhessea umbonata genome:
- the argS gene encoding arginine--tRNA ligase produces the protein MPETIEELVKQAIAAAQSAGDLPEFEVKELGVERPADTTNGDWSTTVAMRSARLAHMAPAKIAQAIVAHMPQSSAVSKVEVAGPGFINFYLNASANNEVLQEVREKGADWGRSDLGHGLKLNYEFISANPTGPLHVGHGRWAALGDSMCNVFDFTGYHVDREYYINDHGSQMDVFGRSVQRRYLQLEEIMREDGCDLDAAHDKLLADRQAYVEDEDDERPETHPYMDAFNEELGGNSYGGDYIVDIAREFVASDGDKWVDVPVEDSLEQFRERSYKSMLARIKATCDEVRCPFDLWFSERSLYVKDESGTSQVDRAFNKLDKMGYLYKTDDGALWFKSTALGDDKDRVLIKSNGEYTYFASDVAYHWNKFQRDDYSIDLWGADHHGYIARVTNVCDALGYPGKFEVDLGQFVNLLRNGEPVRMSKRKGTMITFQELIDEVGVDATRYTLVSKSSNQTIDFDIEAVKQRNNTNPVYYVQYAHARVCSILRKAAGVSEDEALELGMEKVAQKAIGDSADLSLLTDPTEAALARKISEFPDLVAGCARDRAPFRLTHFAEELAGAFHGFYANCQVLPSEGRPVDPEVSKARLVACDAVRINLEVALKLIGVSAPDVM, from the coding sequence ATGCCGGAGACCATAGAGGAGCTTGTCAAGCAGGCGATCGCCGCGGCGCAGTCCGCAGGCGACCTGCCGGAGTTCGAGGTGAAGGAGCTCGGCGTCGAGCGTCCCGCCGACACGACCAACGGCGACTGGAGCACCACCGTCGCGATGCGCTCCGCACGCCTTGCCCACATGGCCCCCGCAAAGATCGCGCAGGCGATTGTCGCCCACATGCCGCAGAGCAGCGCCGTCTCTAAGGTGGAGGTCGCAGGTCCCGGCTTCATCAACTTCTACCTGAACGCCTCCGCGAACAACGAGGTGCTGCAGGAGGTGCGCGAGAAGGGTGCCGACTGGGGCAGGAGCGACCTTGGCCACGGCCTGAAGCTGAACTACGAGTTCATCTCTGCGAACCCGACCGGTCCCCTGCACGTGGGCCATGGCCGCTGGGCTGCGCTCGGCGACTCCATGTGCAACGTGTTCGACTTCACGGGCTACCACGTGGACCGCGAGTACTACATCAACGACCACGGCTCGCAGATGGACGTGTTCGGACGCTCCGTCCAGAGGCGCTACCTGCAGCTCGAGGAGATCATGCGCGAGGACGGATGCGACCTGGATGCCGCGCACGACAAGCTGCTCGCTGACCGCCAGGCCTACGTCGAGGACGAGGACGACGAGCGTCCCGAGACCCACCCGTACATGGACGCCTTCAACGAGGAGCTCGGCGGGAACTCCTATGGCGGCGACTACATCGTGGACATCGCGCGCGAGTTCGTCGCGTCCGACGGCGACAAGTGGGTGGACGTGCCCGTTGAGGACTCCCTGGAGCAGTTCCGCGAGCGCAGCTACAAGTCCATGCTCGCTCGCATCAAGGCGACGTGCGACGAGGTCCGCTGCCCGTTTGACCTGTGGTTCTCGGAGCGCTCGCTCTACGTGAAGGACGAGTCCGGCACCTCTCAGGTCGACCGCGCGTTCAACAAGCTCGACAAGATGGGCTACCTGTACAAGACCGACGACGGCGCCCTGTGGTTCAAGTCGACCGCCCTTGGCGACGACAAGGACCGCGTCCTCATCAAGTCGAACGGCGAGTACACCTACTTCGCGTCCGACGTCGCCTACCACTGGAACAAGTTCCAGCGTGACGATTACTCCATCGACCTGTGGGGCGCCGATCACCACGGCTACATCGCCCGCGTCACGAACGTGTGCGACGCCCTTGGCTATCCCGGGAAGTTCGAGGTCGACCTCGGCCAGTTCGTCAACCTGCTGAGGAACGGCGAGCCCGTCCGCATGTCCAAGCGCAAGGGCACGATGATCACCTTCCAGGAGCTCATCGACGAGGTAGGCGTTGACGCGACGCGTTACACCCTCGTGTCCAAGTCCTCGAACCAGACCATCGACTTCGACATCGAGGCCGTGAAGCAGCGCAACAACACGAACCCCGTGTACTACGTCCAGTACGCGCACGCACGCGTCTGCTCCATCCTGCGCAAGGCCGCCGGCGTGAGCGAGGACGAGGCACTCGAGCTTGGCATGGAGAAGGTCGCCCAGAAGGCAATCGGCGACTCTGCTGACCTGTCGCTGCTGACCGACCCGACCGAGGCTGCGCTTGCACGCAAGATCTCCGAGTTCCCGGACCTCGTGGCTGGTTGCGCGCGCGACCGCGCGCCGTTCCGTCTGACGCACTTCGCGGAGGAGCTCGCTGGTGCGTTCCACGGCTTCTACGCGAACTGCCAGGTCCTTCCGAGCGAGGGCCGTCCCGTCGACCCCGAGGTCTCGAAGGCCCGTCTCGTCGCGTGCGACGCCGTCCGCATCAACCTCGAGGTCGCGCTCAAGCTCATCGGCGTGTCCGCGCCGGACGTGATGTAG
- the rho gene encoding transcription termination factor Rho — protein sequence MEEDNQPTSMPTPQEGEAAAQPGEEKPRRRRRVTKKTAEEDAQPTAASEGSAQASEGEKPKRTTRRRAAKKAPAEGEQPRSADEDSGQATEGDAPEADKKPARRRGRPRKAESQQGQAEGAQAEAQAEGEAPKPRRRGRRPKAAEDAAEHKAEVAPQQEPLPATVGLLGAPATTLAEADAAAHADEERAAHEGADQASAEAKPATRDAGEKDARDEREDEREEHGGRRRRRHNGRSEAGSGGNGNAGRDNNQRQGRNQRRRNRKGNQREQNVEPTLSRDDVAQMKVAELRKKAAELGIDYVGLRKKDLAESVYEAAALAEGFRPVEGVLEFQNEGYAYVRTGNYMAGDSDAFVHQQMIRQFGLRPGDRVKGSVAPAKAGNKYPPLHAIETINGRAPEEMKSRPRFRDLTPIYPNERLVMEHGKDSITGRAIDLVAPIGKGQRGLIVSPPKAGKTTVLKKICQSIAANNPEVHLFCLLVDERPEEVTDMERSIRGEVVASTFDMPASNHTSVSELVIEHAKRLVEMGEDVVVVLDSITRLARAYNLAAPASGRILSGGVDSAALYPPKKFLGAARNIENGGSLTILASALVDTGSKMDEVIFEEFKGTGNMELKLDRDLADRRVFPAIDPIASGTRNEDLLIDPSLQPFIWGIRRLLANMNSTERAATALVRGLKATKDNEEFLIRSAKKAQQTEFIGV from the coding sequence ATGGAGGAAGACAACCAGCCCACCAGCATGCCCACCCCGCAAGAGGGCGAGGCGGCGGCACAGCCCGGCGAGGAGAAGCCGCGGCGCCGCAGGCGCGTCACGAAGAAGACCGCGGAGGAGGACGCCCAGCCAACGGCCGCCTCTGAGGGCTCCGCGCAGGCGTCAGAGGGCGAGAAGCCCAAGCGCACGACGCGGAGGCGCGCTGCGAAGAAGGCGCCCGCGGAGGGCGAGCAGCCGAGGTCCGCGGACGAGGACAGCGGCCAGGCGACGGAGGGCGACGCCCCCGAGGCGGATAAGAAGCCCGCACGTCGCCGCGGACGTCCGCGCAAGGCGGAGTCCCAGCAGGGGCAGGCCGAGGGCGCTCAGGCAGAGGCTCAGGCCGAGGGCGAGGCGCCGAAGCCGCGCCGCCGTGGCAGGAGGCCGAAGGCGGCGGAGGACGCCGCGGAGCACAAGGCCGAGGTGGCGCCCCAGCAGGAGCCGCTGCCCGCGACGGTGGGGCTCTTGGGCGCGCCGGCCACGACGCTTGCCGAGGCGGATGCCGCCGCCCATGCCGACGAGGAACGTGCGGCACACGAGGGCGCGGACCAGGCGTCGGCAGAGGCGAAGCCCGCTACCCGCGACGCAGGCGAGAAGGACGCGCGTGACGAGCGCGAGGACGAGCGCGAGGAGCACGGCGGACGACGCCGCAGGCGCCACAACGGCCGCTCCGAGGCCGGGTCTGGCGGAAACGGCAACGCTGGCCGCGACAACAACCAGAGGCAGGGCCGAAACCAGCGCCGTCGCAACCGCAAGGGCAACCAGCGCGAGCAGAACGTCGAGCCCACGCTCTCGCGCGACGACGTCGCCCAGATGAAGGTGGCCGAGCTTCGCAAGAAGGCTGCCGAGCTGGGGATCGACTACGTTGGCCTGCGCAAGAAGGACCTCGCGGAGTCCGTGTACGAGGCCGCTGCGCTTGCGGAGGGCTTCAGGCCGGTGGAGGGCGTCCTCGAGTTCCAGAACGAGGGCTACGCGTACGTCCGCACGGGCAACTACATGGCCGGCGACTCCGACGCCTTCGTGCACCAGCAGATGATCAGGCAGTTTGGCCTGCGTCCGGGCGACCGCGTCAAGGGCAGCGTCGCGCCCGCGAAAGCCGGCAACAAGTACCCGCCGCTGCACGCGATCGAGACCATCAACGGCCGCGCGCCGGAGGAGATGAAATCTCGCCCGCGCTTCCGCGACCTCACGCCCATCTATCCCAACGAGCGCCTCGTTATGGAGCACGGCAAGGACTCCATCACCGGTCGCGCCATCGACCTGGTCGCTCCCATCGGCAAGGGCCAGCGCGGCCTCATCGTGTCGCCCCCCAAGGCCGGCAAGACCACGGTCCTGAAGAAGATCTGCCAGTCCATCGCCGCCAACAACCCGGAGGTCCACCTGTTCTGCCTGCTCGTGGACGAGCGCCCGGAGGAGGTCACGGACATGGAGCGCTCCATCAGGGGCGAGGTCGTCGCGTCCACGTTCGACATGCCGGCCTCCAACCACACGTCCGTGTCCGAGCTTGTGATCGAGCACGCGAAGCGCCTGGTCGAGATGGGCGAGGACGTCGTGGTCGTGCTCGACTCCATCACGAGGCTCGCCCGCGCCTACAACCTCGCGGCGCCCGCCTCCGGCAGGATCCTCTCGGGCGGCGTCGACTCCGCGGCGCTGTACCCGCCGAAGAAGTTCCTCGGCGCGGCACGCAACATCGAGAACGGCGGCTCGCTCACGATCCTCGCCTCGGCGCTCGTCGACACCGGCTCCAAGATGGACGAGGTCATCTTCGAGGAGTTCAAGGGCACGGGCAACATGGAGCTCAAGCTCGATCGCGACCTCGCCGACCGCCGCGTCTTCCCGGCGATCGACCCCATTGCGTCCGGCACCAGGAACGAGGACCTCTTGATCGACCCGAGCCTCCAGCCGTTCATCTGGGGCATCCGTCGCCTGCTCGCCAACATGAACAGCACGGAGCGCGCGGCAACGGCCCTCGTGCGCGGTCTGAAGGCAACAAAGGACAACGAGGAGTTCCTCATTCGATCCGCGAAGAAGGCGCAGCAGACGGAGTTCATCGGCGTGTAG
- a CDS encoding MarR family transcriptional regulator yields MDAREYLSIRKAYNLVRQHADKPERLSFSEFSILCRLANCEGGMRTSDIADYQHVLRPTMTHRTKHLASMGLIEREQGSDDKRNIFCTISCKGLTVADRLCEATRSAIRPQEPLSRTTASRIRAYVDAMGSLNCDASELILLGIYVLDGNAHTISALVDALGLLQPTVSMSVAALEGDGYVQRIGDSRHGFHVGLTEKGGAAAREFASRIGELVVRRRRRLKSE; encoded by the coding sequence ATGGACGCACGAGAATACTTGTCAATCCGCAAAGCGTACAACCTCGTTAGGCAGCATGCCGACAAGCCCGAGAGGCTGTCCTTCTCCGAGTTTTCGATCCTTTGCAGGCTTGCGAACTGCGAAGGCGGGATGCGTACGTCGGACATTGCGGATTACCAGCACGTCCTGCGCCCCACGATGACGCACAGGACAAAGCACCTCGCGTCGATGGGCCTCATCGAGCGCGAGCAGGGCTCCGACGACAAGCGCAACATCTTCTGCACCATCTCGTGCAAGGGGCTCACGGTGGCGGACAGGCTGTGCGAGGCAACGCGATCGGCCATCCGTCCCCAGGAGCCGCTCTCGCGCACCACTGCAAGCCGCATCCGCGCGTACGTGGATGCCATGGGTTCCCTGAACTGCGATGCGAGCGAGCTCATCCTGCTTGGCATCTACGTGCTGGACGGGAATGCGCACACCATCAGCGCGCTGGTGGATGCCCTTGGGCTGCTGCAGCCGACGGTCTCGATGTCAGTGGCCGCGCTCGAGGGCGACGGCTACGTGCAGAGGATCGGCGACAGCCGGCACGGCTTTCACGTGGGGCTGACCGAGAAGGGCGGTGCCGCCGCGCGCGAATTCGCGAGCCGGATAGGCGAGCTGGTCGTGAGGCGCCGCCGCAGGCTCAAGTCGGAGTAG
- a CDS encoding nicotinate phosphoribosyltransferase, producing the protein MALTDATKPTDVALNTDLYELTMAQGFWESGLADAEGCFNVFFRDAPFGGGYAVACGMGQIADLVENFVFEDDAIEYLAGVQAPGGGPMFKEGFLRYLRDFRMRVSVWAIPEGELVFPREPMVRVEGPLIDCQLLETALLNLVNFQTLVATKTARVVHAAEGHPVSDFGLRRAQGPDGGLAVARASYIGGASSTSNVLAGKIYGIPVFGTHAHSWVMAFPTELDAFRAFARTSPKNCVLLLDTYDVHQGIRNAITVAKEMEQAGERLAAIRIDSGDLAKLSKETRAAFDEAGLDYVKISVSNDLDEYTIQSLFAQGAPIDSFGVGTKLATCDPQPSLGGVYKLSATRATPDDPWDPVIKLSEMAYKRTIPGVQHIRRYYDEAGCPMGDMIVDDSVAGGDDATIVDVLDELTTYDVSGGTPRELMEQLVEKGARTKEPDTIEQAKSRCREALMHLDPSVRRFLNPQIYPVGLERGLARLRSDLARAELRDSGRR; encoded by the coding sequence ATGGCACTGACGGACGCGACCAAGCCGACAGACGTGGCGCTTAACACCGACCTGTACGAGCTGACGATGGCGCAGGGGTTCTGGGAGTCGGGACTCGCGGACGCCGAAGGGTGCTTCAACGTGTTCTTCCGCGACGCGCCGTTTGGCGGCGGCTACGCGGTGGCGTGCGGCATGGGGCAGATCGCGGACCTCGTGGAGAACTTCGTGTTCGAGGACGATGCGATCGAGTACCTCGCCGGTGTGCAGGCCCCGGGGGGAGGCCCCATGTTCAAGGAGGGCTTCCTGAGGTACCTGCGAGACTTCCGCATGAGGGTCTCCGTGTGGGCCATTCCCGAGGGGGAGCTCGTGTTCCCGCGCGAGCCCATGGTGAGGGTCGAGGGTCCGCTGATCGACTGTCAGCTGCTTGAGACCGCGCTTCTGAACCTCGTGAACTTCCAGACGCTCGTCGCGACGAAGACGGCGCGCGTGGTCCACGCGGCGGAGGGCCACCCCGTGTCCGACTTTGGCCTGCGCCGCGCGCAGGGGCCGGACGGAGGCTTGGCCGTTGCACGCGCCTCGTACATCGGCGGCGCCAGCTCCACCTCGAACGTGCTTGCCGGCAAGATCTACGGCATCCCCGTCTTCGGCACGCACGCCCACTCGTGGGTGATGGCGTTCCCGACCGAGCTCGACGCGTTCCGCGCGTTCGCGAGGACGAGCCCGAAGAACTGCGTGCTGCTGCTGGACACGTACGACGTGCACCAGGGCATCAGGAACGCGATCACCGTCGCGAAGGAGATGGAGCAGGCCGGCGAGCGCCTGGCCGCCATCCGCATAGACTCCGGCGACCTTGCGAAGCTCTCGAAGGAGACGCGCGCCGCGTTTGACGAGGCGGGTCTTGACTACGTGAAGATCTCCGTATCGAACGACCTGGACGAGTACACCATCCAGTCGCTGTTTGCGCAGGGTGCGCCCATAGACTCGTTCGGCGTGGGCACGAAGCTCGCGACGTGCGACCCGCAGCCCTCGCTCGGCGGTGTTTACAAGCTCTCGGCCACGAGGGCGACGCCCGACGATCCGTGGGACCCGGTCATCAAGCTGAGCGAGATGGCGTACAAGCGCACGATTCCCGGCGTGCAGCACATCCGCCGCTACTACGACGAGGCCGGCTGCCCCATGGGAGACATGATCGTGGACGACTCCGTGGCAGGCGGCGACGACGCGACCATCGTGGACGTGCTGGACGAGCTCACGACGTACGACGTGAGCGGCGGCACCCCCCGCGAGCTGATGGAGCAGCTGGTGGAGAAGGGCGCGCGCACCAAGGAACCGGACACCATCGAGCAGGCGAAGTCCCGCTGCCGCGAGGCGCTCATGCACCTGGACCCGTCCGTGAGGCGCTTCCTCAACCCGCAGATCTACCCCGTGGGACTCGAGCGCGGACTCGCGAGGCTCAGGAGCGACCTTGCCCGGGCCGAGCTCAGGGACTCGGGCCGGAGGTAG
- a CDS encoding radical SAM protein, with the protein MEIGFGMYDSCELCPRRCHARRSSGRAGLCGASATLRVARSALHFWEEPPISGESGSGAIFFTGCPLRCVFCQNHEISQEGFGLEVTTARLAQMMLELKDQGANNINLVTPMHFAPHVRKAVLEAKAHGMDLPIVCNTSGYENAEVVQAMSDVVDIWLTDFKYASGLVSGSLSAVPDYPQRAEEALLKMLAAVRAAGGRSEDARGIMRRGIIVRHLVLPGHVQDSLAVLDRVWELCGNDVDLSVMNQYTPNEGCRLAGGDLARAVTDEEYEAVLDHADELGFERMWWQQGGTVSESFVPAFDATGVEGPELCGEDGHEPTARA; encoded by the coding sequence ATGGAAATCGGCTTTGGCATGTACGACAGCTGCGAGCTGTGCCCGAGGAGGTGCCATGCGCGCAGGTCTTCCGGGCGCGCCGGTCTCTGCGGTGCGTCGGCCACGCTGAGGGTCGCAAGGAGCGCGCTCCACTTTTGGGAGGAGCCGCCCATATCGGGGGAGTCCGGCTCCGGGGCGATCTTCTTCACGGGATGCCCGCTGAGGTGCGTGTTCTGCCAGAACCACGAGATATCGCAGGAGGGTTTCGGGCTCGAGGTCACAACCGCGCGCCTTGCCCAGATGATGCTCGAGCTGAAGGACCAGGGCGCGAACAACATTAACCTCGTGACGCCGATGCACTTTGCCCCGCACGTGAGGAAAGCGGTGCTCGAGGCGAAGGCCCATGGCATGGACCTGCCGATTGTATGCAACACCTCTGGCTACGAGAACGCCGAGGTCGTGCAGGCCATGTCCGACGTTGTCGACATATGGCTCACGGACTTCAAGTACGCGTCGGGCCTCGTGTCCGGGTCACTTTCCGCGGTGCCGGACTACCCCCAGAGGGCGGAGGAGGCGCTTCTTAAGATGCTCGCCGCCGTGAGGGCGGCAGGCGGTCGCAGCGAGGACGCACGCGGCATCATGCGGCGTGGCATCATCGTGAGACACCTGGTGTTGCCGGGGCACGTGCAGGACTCGCTTGCGGTACTGGACCGCGTGTGGGAGCTGTGCGGCAACGACGTGGACCTCTCGGTCATGAACCAGTACACGCCGAACGAGGGGTGCAGGCTGGCCGGGGGAGACCTGGCGCGCGCCGTGACGGACGAGGAGTACGAGGCCGTGCTCGACCACGCGGACGAGCTTGGGTTCGAGCGCATGTGGTGGCAGCAGGGTGGCACGGTGTCCGAGAGCTTCGTCCCGGCGTTCGACGCGACGGGCGTCGAGGGACCGGAGCTTTGCGGCGAAGACGGACACGAGCCCACGGCGCGCGCATAG
- a CDS encoding SDR family NAD(P)-dependent oxidoreductase: MKSIAIVTGASSGVGREFVRQLDAGAGGPLDELWLIARRKAVLDDIASGCRTPTRVLALDLTDAASFEVLSRELSREEPRVQWLVNSAGFGKFGDFSAISEKDTADMVRLNCLAVVEMCYLALPHMAAGSRIINLASIAGVIPQPRLSVYSATKSFVLEFSRTVDHELSGSGIHITALCPKFMRTGFLDKPNDGEVARKMCRIGFSPVDKVVRRALRAAVLGRALCIPSLDMKAAHVITKILPASVTMELEEMVLGLWEPMHNTPRV; encoded by the coding sequence ATGAAAAGCATCGCCATTGTGACGGGCGCGTCGTCGGGGGTGGGCCGCGAGTTCGTGCGCCAGCTTGATGCGGGCGCGGGCGGCCCCCTGGACGAGCTATGGCTCATCGCGCGTCGCAAGGCCGTCCTGGACGACATCGCCTCCGGCTGCCGCACGCCCACGCGCGTGCTCGCGCTCGACCTCACGGATGCCGCCTCGTTCGAGGTGCTGTCGCGCGAGCTTTCCCGCGAGGAGCCGCGCGTGCAGTGGCTCGTCAACAGTGCGGGCTTCGGCAAGTTCGGGGACTTTTCCGCCATTAGCGAGAAGGACACGGCGGACATGGTCCGGCTCAACTGCCTGGCCGTGGTCGAGATGTGCTACCTCGCGCTCCCCCATATGGCCGCTGGCTCGCGCATCATCAACCTCGCGTCCATCGCCGGCGTCATCCCCCAGCCCAGGCTCTCCGTGTACTCCGCGACGAAGTCGTTCGTGCTCGAGTTCTCGCGCACCGTCGACCACGAGCTTTCGGGTTCCGGCATCCACATCACTGCGCTGTGCCCCAAGTTCATGCGGACGGGCTTTCTGGACAAGCCAAACGACGGCGAGGTCGCGCGCAAGATGTGCCGCATAGGCTTCAGCCCCGTGGACAAGGTGGTCCGCCGGGCGCTGCGCGCCGCCGTGCTCGGGCGCGCGCTGTGCATACCCTCCCTCGACATGAAGGCGGCGCACGTGATCACGAAGATCCTGCCAGCCTCCGTGACGATGGAGCTGGAGGAGATGGTCCTTGGCCTGTGGGAGCCCATGCACAACACGCCGAGGGTATAG